TCGCGACCCAGACGAAGGCACCCCACTCGGGGTCCCGCGACCACGCCTCCTCCACCAGGCGAGCCGCCTCGGCCGCTGCCGGCGGCCGCGGGTCGGGATGTGGCAACGCAGGCGGTTCTGCCTGTGTAGCTGGGTTGACCGCGATCCAACGCCACCGGACCGCACGGGTGCGGGCTCCGCTGAGGATCCAGTGGATCTGGCGGATGCTGGAGTCGGAAAGACCACGGCAGACGTGCCTCTTGCACATGCGCTAGCAGTCGCGACACGTCGCAGGCTTCGCTGGCCGGCATGCGGCGGATGGGTGTTCATCGCATTCATGCGGCAGCCGGGTTCGATGCTCGACATAGAGACGCCCGCCACAGTGCTCACGACACCGGCGAAGGTCGGCGTAGAACGACTCGAGGGTCTCGGGGTCGAGGCGACCGACCTTCACTTTTCCCAGAATCGGACGGATGTGCTTGGAGATCTTGCGCTCGTAGCCCTGGCGGGTGCTGGGCTCGACATCGATCACGTTCAGCCAGCGATCCAGCAACTGGCTGACGGTGGCACTGGTCCGCGGGTTCAGCCGCTCGTCCACCTGGTGGAGAAGCCGGGTGAGTGCCTTCTCGGCCTCGGCCTGCGTCGCGACGACCTCGGTCAGGTCGACACGGCGCTTCGAGACGGGATCCACGCCGACGTAGACCTTGACCCTGTACTTCTTCGACGGCAGGAGCTCGATGGTTCCGCGTCTCCGCTGGCGACGCGCTTCGCGGCCGGCATGGATCGGATCATAGTGAGATTCGATCCATGACCCGATCCATGACACTCCGAAAGGTCTGGACGGATCTTGCGTCTCCGCAGGTCAACCGGGGTAGGGCGGGCGGGACTCGAACCCGCGACCCAGGGATTATGAGTCCCCTGCTCTAACCGGCTGAGCTACCGCCCCGTGCCGCTCGCGTGCGCGACCGCCCGCTGAGCCTAGCGCCTGGCCGTGACACCTCGGCTACTTGGTCTGCCTACGTTCGCCATGGTCGGCGTGGTCGCCTCGATCCGCACGCTCGCCGTGGTCGGCCAGCTCGAACTCGCGGCCTAGCCGGGCCCAGAAACCGTCCCGCAGCCAGACCCGCGCCTCGGGATAGGGCCGCAGCGAGT
This Actinopolymorpha cephalotaxi DNA region includes the following protein-coding sequences:
- a CDS encoding N-terminal phage integrase SAM-like domain-containing protein, producing MSWIGSWIESHYDPIHAGREARRQRRRGTIELLPSKKYRVKVYVGVDPVSKRRVDLTEVVATQAEAEKALTRLLHQVDERLNPRTSATVSQLLDRWLNVIDVEPSTRQGYERKISKHIRPILGKVKVGRLDPETLESFYADLRRCREHCGGRLYVEHRTRLPHECDEHPSAACRPAKPATCRDC